Proteins encoded in a region of the Deltaproteobacteria bacterium genome:
- a CDS encoding AAA family ATPase, translating to MRKIICIANQKGGVGKTTTAINLAASLAAAEKKTLLIDCDSQGNASSGMGIDKDIISKKNLYHSLIGKVLLKEVIVSTQLPFLDVVPANQDLIGIEVEFVTLEDREKKLRILLKNLDAAYDFIIIDCPPSLGFLTVNALVASDYLVIPLQCEYFAMEGLGYLLNTVRLVKARLNPSLALGGILLTMFDTRNTLSHRVSEDVKKHFGQKVFKTIIHRNVRLSESPSHGLPIILYDIKSRGAVSYMELAQEILTNGRI from the coding sequence ATGCGTAAAATCATATGTATAGCTAATCAAAAAGGAGGGGTTGGCAAGACAACCACTGCAATCAATCTTGCCGCATCTCTGGCGGCAGCGGAGAAGAAAACATTGCTCATCGACTGCGACTCCCAGGGCAATGCCTCGAGCGGCATGGGCATAGACAAGGACATCATCAGTAAAAAAAATCTTTATCATTCCCTCATTGGCAAGGTTCTCCTGAAAGAAGTTATTGTTAGTACGCAGTTGCCCTTTCTTGATGTGGTACCTGCCAATCAAGATCTGATAGGAATAGAGGTAGAGTTTGTAACTCTTGAAGATAGGGAAAAAAAGCTCCGCATTTTGTTGAAGAATCTGGATGCGGCGTATGACTTCATCATCATTGACTGTCCCCCATCTCTTGGATTTTTAACGGTAAACGCTCTCGTTGCTTCTGATTATTTGGTAATCCCTCTCCAGTGTGAATATTTCGCTATGGAAGGCCTTGGATATTTACTCAATACGGTGAGATTGGTTAAAGCGAGGCTGAATCCCTCATTGGCTCTTGGCGGTATTCTGCTCACTATGTTTGATACGAGAAATACGCTCTCCCATCGGGTCAGTGAAGATGTGAAAAAACATTTTGGCCAAAAGGTGTTTAAAACGATTATTCATAGGAATGTCAGATTATCTGAAAGTCCGAGTCATGGTCTGCCCATCATTCTTTACGATATTAAATCACGTGGCGCTGTTTCCTATATGGAACTCGCACAAGAAATCCTGACCAACGGGAGGATATAG
- a CDS encoding zinc ribbon domain-containing protein, with translation MTLQNCHECGKAVSSEADKCPNCGAKVKKTILKKKVGCLIAVGILFLILLITVIVSEVSKEPSKKPSPITKMDTSEPKITARQHLKLAQSLVEKKDIVGASKHISFIKQSDAEYSDAKKLLEEIAEKEQAVKKEQEKRKKQALAKMRIKHDEIEKVTWYTDKSTPSSNNTNNMHLYIGKSISGHTYLRLKMQYASSNWLFIEKYIIKADNQIFEIMPLKVERDHYTTIWEWSDEPVGDNIYKIVQAVINSKKTVIRNEGTTYHKDRVISKAEKIAMKNVLDAYEALGGDD, from the coding sequence ATGACTCTTCAAAATTGTCATGAATGTGGAAAGGCTGTAAGTTCAGAGGCTGATAAATGCCCAAATTGTGGGGCAAAAGTTAAAAAGACTATCTTGAAGAAAAAAGTTGGGTGTTTAATTGCTGTTGGAATCTTATTTCTAATCCTTCTTATCACGGTTATAGTTTCAGAAGTTTCTAAAGAACCTTCAAAAAAACCTTCACCCATTACGAAAATGGATACTTCAGAACCAAAAATTACGGCGCGTCAGCACTTAAAATTAGCACAAAGTTTGGTAGAAAAAAAAGACATCGTTGGTGCAAGCAAACATATATCATTTATAAAGCAATCTGATGCAGAGTATAGCGATGCTAAAAAGCTTTTGGAAGAAATTGCTGAGAAGGAACAAGCAGTTAAAAAAGAACAAGAAAAAAGAAAGAAACAAGCCTTGGCAAAAATGAGAATAAAGCATGATGAGATAGAAAAAGTGACATGGTATACAGATAAATCAACCCCAAGCTCTAACAACACAAACAACATGCATTTGTATATAGGCAAGTCAATAAGTGGGCACACATACCTGAGATTGAAGATGCAGTATGCAAGCAGCAATTGGTTGTTTATAGAAAAATATATTATTAAAGCTGACAATCAGATTTTTGAGATAATGCCCTTAAAAGTTGAGAGGGACCATTATACGACTATCTGGGAATGGTCTGATGAGCCGGTTGGTGATAATATTTATAAAATTGTGCAGGCGGTAATCAATTCTAAAAAAACGGTGATAAGAAATGAAGGAACGACATACCATAAAGACAGAGTTATTTCTAAAGCCGAGAAGATAGCAATGAAGAATGTTCTGGATGCTTATGAAGCCTTAGGAGGTGATGATTAA
- a CDS encoding NAD(P)/FAD-dependent oxidoreductase encodes MLQDGEKGVIIQRDKQTYAVAPHISCGVVSPETLRKLADVAEKYGAAALKITSAARIAIVGLKEEDIDAVWADLGMSPGAAVGLCVRSIKACPGTTFCKRGQQDSLGLGLKLDEKYHGAQVPGKFKFGVSGCANQCAETCIKDIGIVGFPKGWRVLVGGNGGVNPRLSQELARDLTTEQALVLTDTIIEYYKSHASPKQRLGSMIDKLGFETFKAAIIV; translated from the coding sequence ATGCTGCAGGATGGAGAAAAAGGCGTAATTATTCAGCGTGATAAACAGACCTATGCGGTGGCGCCGCATATTTCATGTGGCGTTGTCAGCCCCGAAACGCTGCGCAAACTGGCCGACGTAGCTGAGAAATATGGCGCGGCAGCACTGAAAATAACCAGTGCGGCAAGAATCGCGATTGTGGGACTGAAAGAGGAAGACATTGATGCTGTCTGGGCAGATCTGGGAATGTCTCCGGGGGCGGCGGTCGGCCTCTGTGTGCGGAGTATCAAGGCATGCCCAGGAACAACCTTCTGCAAGCGCGGTCAGCAGGACAGTCTTGGATTGGGCCTCAAACTGGATGAGAAATACCACGGCGCACAGGTACCCGGCAAGTTCAAATTCGGAGTCAGCGGCTGCGCGAACCAGTGCGCTGAAACCTGTATTAAAGATATCGGCATTGTCGGTTTTCCGAAAGGCTGGCGGGTCTTAGTCGGGGGCAATGGCGGGGTGAATCCCAGATTGTCACAGGAACTTGCCCGGGATCTTACCACGGAACAGGCTCTTGTGCTGACCGATACAATCATCGAATATTACAAATCGCACGCCAGTCCAAAACAGCGATTGGGCAGTATGATAGACAAACTCGGCTTCGAAACATTCAAAGCGGCAATCATTGTTTAA
- a CDS encoding ParB/RepB/Spo0J family partition protein: MPPKSSLGKGLGAMFPDLLDDVSTRPSYIICGIEELSPNRFQSRRDFNDREQRRLVTSIKKNGIIQPIVVRRSDTGYEIIAGERRWRAAQAAGLKEVPVVVRDAGDSEAAELSLIENVQREGLNPLEEADAYQTLINTFGLSQEELSSRVGKDRSTIANTIRLLKLPQEIKTALINRTISPGHARALLTLDTPGEQIKILNVILKKVLSVRETESLVQKLKKMPAEKKPPKKDPFLRDLENELSSRLMTETHIHRHKNKGTIEIKFKTAEEMNRLLTLLMNLADS; encoded by the coding sequence ATGCCGCCAAAAAGTTCCCTCGGTAAGGGGCTCGGGGCCATGTTCCCCGATCTGCTTGATGATGTCAGCACAAGGCCCTCGTATATAATATGCGGAATTGAAGAGCTTTCTCCCAACCGGTTTCAGTCCCGCAGGGACTTTAACGACCGGGAGCAGAGGCGCCTTGTAACATCCATAAAGAAGAATGGTATTATTCAACCTATTGTTGTACGAAGATCCGATACCGGTTATGAGATCATCGCAGGAGAGCGCAGGTGGAGAGCCGCCCAGGCAGCGGGACTCAAAGAAGTGCCCGTCGTTGTAAGAGATGCCGGAGATTCGGAGGCGGCTGAGCTATCCCTCATAGAAAACGTTCAGCGTGAAGGCTTGAATCCCCTTGAAGAGGCTGATGCCTACCAAACGCTGATCAATACATTCGGCTTGTCTCAGGAGGAACTCTCATCACGGGTCGGAAAGGACCGCTCAACTATTGCCAATACGATAAGGTTGCTGAAACTGCCTCAAGAAATCAAGACTGCCCTCATCAACAGAACCATTAGCCCCGGGCATGCGAGAGCCCTTCTCACGCTCGATACTCCGGGAGAGCAGATTAAAATCCTCAATGTCATACTTAAAAAGGTACTCAGCGTAAGAGAAACGGAAAGCTTGGTTCAAAAACTTAAAAAGATGCCGGCGGAGAAAAAACCCCCAAAAAAGGACCCGTTTCTCCGTGATCTCGAAAATGAGCTTTCATCACGGTTAATGACGGAAACCCATATTCATCGGCATAAAAATAAAGGGACAATAGAAATCAAGTTTAAAACAGCGGAAGAGATGAATCGACTGTTGACATTACTGATGAACCTCGCAGATAGTTAA
- the rsmG gene encoding 16S rRNA (guanine(527)-N(7))-methyltransferase RsmG: MRDILFQAAMAIDISLKAKELVLFETYYKELLTWNKKINLVSVRSDLDIPIKHFIDSLTLLPYIKSKTGQVLDIGSGAGFPGIPLKIAPNSLTVVLLESSRKKSSFLKHIIRSLNLTDITVINNRVESLMEDETYRGRFEVVISRATFKLPQLLRIGGFFLSPNGILIAMKSKRSDEELTEAADMSQNVGLKYIASHDLTLPITGDFRKIIIYEKLP; the protein is encoded by the coding sequence ATGAGAGATATTCTGTTCCAAGCTGCCATGGCAATAGATATATCTCTCAAAGCAAAAGAGTTAGTTCTCTTTGAGACATATTACAAAGAACTCCTCACCTGGAACAAAAAAATCAATTTAGTCTCTGTAAGATCAGATCTCGATATACCCATCAAGCACTTCATTGATTCGCTGACGCTGTTACCCTATATCAAAAGTAAAACCGGTCAGGTTCTCGACATCGGCTCAGGGGCCGGATTCCCTGGTATTCCTTTGAAGATTGCCCCGAATTCATTAACGGTCGTCCTGCTCGAGTCGTCACGTAAAAAATCCTCTTTTCTCAAGCATATAATCCGCAGCTTAAACCTCACAGACATTACGGTCATCAACAACCGCGTCGAAAGCCTGATGGAAGATGAAACCTATAGAGGCCGTTTTGAAGTGGTCATATCGAGGGCCACGTTTAAACTGCCACAACTCCTCCGGATTGGAGGATTCTTTCTCTCCCCAAACGGTATCTTAATAGCAATGAAAAGCAAAAGATCAGATGAAGAACTAACGGAAGCTGCCGACATGTCCCAAAATGTGGGATTAAAATACATCGCGAGCCACGATTTAACCTTGCCCATAACGGGCGATTTTCGCAAAATTATCATCTACGAAAAACTTCCTTGA